The Dioscorea cayenensis subsp. rotundata cultivar TDr96_F1 chromosome 19, TDr96_F1_v2_PseudoChromosome.rev07_lg8_w22 25.fasta, whole genome shotgun sequence genome includes a window with the following:
- the LOC120284002 gene encoding uncharacterized protein LOC120284002, translated as MEMFKKCLGALVRAYIKVNVLEVDKPGYRTRKREIATNVLGVCSQELQFIYILPGWEGYTNGDGFLVPYRGQYYHLNEWRQNNHPQSKEELFNYKHSSARNAIERCNGLLKMRWAILRGRAWYPVKTHCQIISACELLHNYIRREMTLDPLEAELDESYMDFKPFANAQSIQYIETSNAWTTFRDNLAQEMWNEWQASRNQP; from the exons ATGGAAATGTTTaag AAATGTTTAGGTGCTTTAGTTAGGGCTTATATAAAAGTCAATGTTCTTGAAGTTGACAAGCCTGGATACAGGACAAGGAAAAGAGAAATTGCCACTAATGTTCTAGGAGTGTGTTCACAAGAATTGCAATTCATATACATATTACCTGGGTGGGAAG GTTATACAAATGGGGATGGATTCTTAGTTCCATATAGAGGCCAATATTACCATTTGAATGAATGGAGACAAAACAATCATCCACAATCAAAAGAAGAATTGTTCAACTACAAACACTCAAGTGCACGGAATGCTATTGAAAGATGTAATGGATTGTTGAAAATGAGATGGGCAATACTTAGAGGTAGGGCTTGGTACCCAGTTAAAACACATTGTCAAATTATAAGTGCATGTGAACTGCTACATAATTATATTAGGAGGGAGATGACTCTTGATCCACTAGAGGCTGAATTGGATGAGTCGTATATGGATTTCAAACCTTTCGCAAATGCACAAAGCATCCAGTACATTGAGACTTCCAATGCATGGACAACTTTTAGAGATAACTTGGCTCAAGAAATGTGGAATGAATGGCAAGCTTCTAGGAATCAACCTtga
- the LOC120284001 gene encoding uncharacterized protein LOC120284001 — protein sequence MENLTSQASVKTNKRNNHQWTPVEDKILIECCLEFVNQGWRVDNGFKTGYLSQLQKWMAKKTPNYKIMGDPHIKSGMRTLKSQFRELKEMRRQSGFGWDDANKCVTCEDDVCHKEAVGLRNKQFLYFDKLEIIFGKDHTTGNGVEFTSEFVEALERENLTFTATKEASEAHEAMKNMVEYDYFGVDIELENECLHL from the exons ATGGAGAATTTAACAAGTCAAGCAAGTGTAAAGACAAACAAAAGGAACAACCATCAGTGGACTCCAGTAgaggacaaaattttgattgaatGTTGCTTGGAGTTTGTGAACCAAGGTTGGAGAGTAGATAATGGCTTTAAGACAGGATATTTGAGTCAACTACAAAAATGGATGGCTAAAAAGACCCCCAACTATAAAATCATGGGTGATCCTCATATTAAATCTGGGATGAGAACACTTAAATCACAATTTAGAGAACTGAAGGAGATGAGGAGGCAATCTGGGTTTGGATGGGACGATGCAAACAAATGTGTAACTTGTGAGGATGATGTATG TCACAAAGAGGCCGTTGGACTTAGAAACAAGCAATTCCTTTACTTTGATAAGCTAGAAATCATTTTTGGGAAGGATCACACAACTGGAAATGGAGTAGAATTCACAAGTGAATTTGTGGAAGCTTTAGAAAGGGAGAACTTAACATTCACAGCAACCAAAGAAGCTTCTGAAGCTCATGAAGCAATGAAGAACATGGTTGAATATGACTACTTTGGTGTGGATATTGAGTTAGAAAATGAGTGTCTTCATCTCTGA